From the Nonlabens marinus S1-08 genome, one window contains:
- a CDS encoding DEAD/DEAH box helicase, with product MKNNKFMAPDPQAKIKTLYDYQKRDLGAIFDRIDDKPDDYKLLYQLPTGGGKTVVFSEIVRRYIKQKNKKVVILTHRIELCKQTSKVLDTFNVKNKIINSKVKELDDQKEFQCFVAMVETLNNRIQDDKLKLEEIGLVIVDEAHYNSFRKLFKYFEHCFMLGVTATPLSSNFKLPMKDNYDELIVGDSITSLVENGFLARAVTHTYDVGLSGLTIGMNGDYTVKSSEKLYTDQSMQDKLMQSYMETSKGKKTLIFNNGIRTSIEVEDTFRRAGIEIRHLDNTNTKEERKEILRWFKKKPDAVLTSVSILTTGFDEPSVDSIILNRATKSLTLYYQMIGRGSRIYKDKEEFQIIDLGNNVARFGLWNEPVDWQQIFRSPDFYTENIVSDEEIERNFVYKLPDTVKAEFPNTSDFAFDVRGAYKRITKENRKSKEVLDESIAQHVQWCVENSEDVFDARILAKLLKDDIKDRIRRYSYCIINNTNNYKDWLEEDYYRRLRIALQQEFAGVES from the coding sequence ATGAAAAACAATAAATTTATGGCTCCCGATCCTCAGGCGAAAATCAAAACTCTTTACGATTATCAAAAACGTGATCTAGGAGCGATTTTTGACCGCATCGACGATAAGCCAGACGACTATAAATTACTCTATCAACTGCCTACAGGTGGTGGTAAAACAGTAGTTTTTTCTGAGATTGTACGCAGGTACATCAAGCAGAAAAATAAGAAGGTGGTGATTCTTACCCACAGGATCGAGCTCTGCAAACAGACTTCTAAAGTACTGGACACCTTTAACGTCAAGAATAAAATCATTAATTCCAAGGTCAAGGAACTGGACGATCAAAAAGAGTTTCAGTGTTTTGTTGCGATGGTAGAAACCTTGAATAACCGTATTCAAGACGATAAACTTAAGTTGGAAGAAATAGGTCTAGTCATCGTGGATGAGGCGCATTACAATAGCTTCCGCAAGCTATTTAAGTATTTTGAACATTGCTTTATGCTGGGCGTTACAGCAACACCTTTAAGTTCCAACTTCAAGTTGCCTATGAAAGACAACTATGATGAATTGATCGTGGGAGACAGCATTACCTCTCTAGTAGAAAATGGATTTCTTGCGAGAGCGGTAACGCATACTTATGATGTAGGCTTGAGTGGACTGACCATAGGTATGAATGGAGATTACACGGTTAAATCCAGTGAGAAGCTCTATACAGATCAAAGCATGCAAGACAAACTGATGCAGTCTTACATGGAAACCTCCAAAGGGAAGAAAACCTTGATCTTTAATAACGGTATACGCACCAGTATAGAGGTGGAAGATACTTTTAGACGTGCTGGGATTGAAATCAGACATCTTGATAATACCAATACTAAAGAAGAGCGTAAAGAAATCCTGCGCTGGTTTAAGAAAAAGCCAGACGCGGTATTGACCTCTGTAAGCATCTTGACCACAGGATTTGATGAGCCATCTGTAGATTCTATTATTTTGAATAGGGCGACAAAGTCTTTGACCCTGTACTATCAAATGATAGGTCGAGGCTCACGTATTTATAAGGACAAGGAAGAGTTTCAAATTATAGATTTAGGTAATAACGTTGCGAGATTTGGTTTGTGGAATGAACCCGTTGACTGGCAACAAATCTTCAGGTCTCCAGATTTTTATACAGAGAATATTGTATCAGATGAAGAGATAGAGCGCAATTTTGTCTACAAGCTGCCAGATACAGTTAAAGCAGAATTCCCTAATACTTCAGACTTTGCGTTTGACGTACGAGGAGCCTATAAGCGAATTACTAAAGAGAACCGTAAGTCAAAAGAAGTACTGGATGAGTCCATTGCTCAACACGTGCAGTGGTGTGTGGAGAATAGTGAGGATGTGTTTGACGCACGTATTTTGGCTAAACTGCTTAAGGACGATATCAAGGACCGCATCCGCAGGTATTCCTATTGTATTATTAACAATACTAATAATTACAAAGATTGGCTGGAAGAAGATTACTACCGCAGGTTGCGCATTGCATTGCAGCAAGAATTTGCTGGGGTAGAGAGTTGA
- a CDS encoding alpha/beta hydrolase has protein sequence MVKTVSYTHSNSYEVLYPILPTTKNIWLCFHGLGYLSKFFKKYFESLDSTTNAVIIPQAPSKFYLGTKFKHVGASWLTRVDTNQEMQNNLNYLDQVMSQEKIVGDPRLILMGYSQGVSIATRLLKNYAQPIKALIMHSGSIPAELTAEDGKLFQANCNRFIHIAGTKDEYLTDELIEREENKIELLFGTDCELHRPDIKHEVDAGLMATISKTL, from the coding sequence ATGGTCAAAACAGTAAGCTATACGCATTCCAATAGCTATGAAGTTCTCTACCCTATTCTTCCTACCACTAAAAACATATGGCTTTGTTTCCACGGGCTGGGTTATTTATCAAAGTTCTTTAAAAAATATTTTGAATCCCTTGACTCCACTACCAATGCTGTCATTATACCACAAGCCCCATCTAAATTTTATCTAGGTACAAAGTTCAAGCACGTAGGCGCCAGCTGGCTCACTAGGGTGGATACCAATCAAGAAATGCAGAATAATTTGAATTATTTGGACCAGGTTATGTCACAAGAAAAGATAGTAGGCGATCCTCGGCTGATATTGATGGGATATTCTCAAGGCGTGTCGATCGCCACACGCTTGTTAAAAAACTACGCACAACCTATCAAAGCATTGATCATGCACAGTGGAAGTATTCCTGCAGAATTAACCGCTGAAGACGGAAAATTATTTCAAGCTAATTGCAATCGGTTTATTCATATCGCAGGAACTAAAGATGAATATTTAACGGACGAACTGATCGAACGAGAAGAAAATAAAATAGAGCTGTTATTTGGTACAGATTGTGAACTGCATCGTCCCGACATCAAACACGAGGTAGATGCAGGATTAATGGCAACTATTTCTAAAACGCTGTAA
- the rdgB gene encoding RdgB/HAM1 family non-canonical purine NTP pyrophosphatase, producing the protein MELIFATHNPNKLEEIQAMMPGGIKLLSLEDVGLHDEIPETASTIAENAVLKTDYVRKRLNKPVFADDTGLIIPALNGAPGVRSARYAGENRDSNDNIDLVLKNLKGKQDRSAHFLTVISLYLNGVQHLFEGICTGEILEHRTGNNGFGYDPVFQPDGFSQSFAEMDLQEKAAISHRGKAFQKMVQFLETLNIDN; encoded by the coding sequence ATGGAACTCATATTTGCAACACACAATCCTAATAAGCTTGAGGAAATTCAAGCGATGATGCCGGGAGGGATTAAACTATTGAGCCTTGAAGATGTCGGATTACACGACGAAATTCCTGAAACTGCGTCAACCATAGCAGAGAACGCTGTGCTGAAAACTGATTATGTGAGAAAACGATTGAACAAACCAGTTTTTGCAGACGACACTGGGCTTATCATCCCAGCTCTAAATGGAGCTCCAGGAGTAAGGTCAGCGAGATATGCGGGAGAAAACAGGGATTCGAATGATAATATTGACTTGGTATTAAAAAACTTGAAGGGGAAACAGGACCGGTCAGCTCATTTTTTGACGGTGATTTCGCTATACTTAAACGGTGTACAGCATTTGTTTGAAGGGATTTGTACAGGTGAAATATTAGAACACAGGACAGGCAATAACGGCTTCGGCTACGACCCTGTATTTCAACCAGATGGATTCAGTCAATCCTTTGCAGAAATGGATCTTCAAGAAAAGGCTGCAATTAGCCATCGCGGTAAGGCCTTTCAAAAAATGGTACAGTTTCTGGAGACATTAAATATTGACAACTAA
- a CDS encoding OmpA/MotB family protein: MKKIALVALTALMAVSCASKKDLDAALEKQQRTQELLDSATVRLNACLAEEKAAAAELAVMRSQVADLRANNQSLINNTGDLTTLSKKGAENLEKSLESLREKDMQIRTLNDAITRKDSVTLALVTSLKSSLGNLNDEDISINVEKGVVYVSISDKLLFASGSANINSAAKNVLGKVAKVVNDKPEIEIMVEGHTDNQPINTPLYKDNWALSSARAASVTRLLQEDFNVDPKRMTAAGRSYYVPVASNDTAEGRAKNRRTRIIVLPKLDQFFDMVEKGMEQAKANAKAGK, from the coding sequence ATGAAAAAAATTGCCCTAGTTGCCCTAACTGCTTTAATGGCAGTATCCTGTGCATCAAAAAAGGATCTAGACGCAGCTCTAGAAAAACAACAACGTACTCAAGAGTTACTTGATTCAGCAACCGTTAGGTTAAACGCCTGCCTTGCAGAAGAGAAAGCTGCAGCTGCAGAACTTGCCGTAATGCGCAGCCAAGTAGCAGATTTGAGAGCAAACAATCAATCGCTTATCAACAATACAGGTGATTTGACCACGCTTTCTAAGAAAGGAGCAGAGAATCTTGAGAAGTCTTTAGAAAGCCTTCGTGAAAAAGACATGCAAATACGCACCCTAAACGATGCTATTACTAGAAAAGATAGTGTTACTCTAGCTTTAGTTACAAGCTTGAAAAGCTCACTTGGAAACTTGAATGATGAGGATATCAGCATCAATGTAGAAAAAGGAGTAGTATATGTTTCTATCAGCGACAAGTTGTTGTTTGCTAGCGGTAGTGCAAATATCAACAGCGCTGCAAAAAATGTATTAGGCAAGGTCGCTAAAGTTGTAAATGACAAGCCAGAGATTGAAATCATGGTAGAAGGTCACACTGACAATCAACCTATCAATACTCCTCTTTATAAAGACAACTGGGCATTGAGTTCTGCTCGTGCTGCATCTGTAACCAGATTGCTACAAGAGGATTTCAATGTTGACCCTAAGCGCATGACCGCTGCTGGTAGAAGTTACTACGTTCCTGTAGCAAGCAACGACACTGCTGAAGGTCGTGCTAAGAACAGACGTACAAGAATCATTGTACTTCCTAAACTAGACCAATTCTTTGATATGGTAGAGAAAGGAATGGAGCAAGCTAAAGCAAATGCTAAAGCTGGTAAATAG
- the holA gene encoding DNA polymerase III subunit delta, which produces MSDLKNILTDLKNKKYAPIYFLHGDEPFFIDQISDYIEDNVLDESEKGFNQMVLYGKDVKVEEIVEAAKRFPMMAEYQVIIIKEAQHLASKMAQMESYMANPSSSTILVFNYKYKKPDGRTKVFKNIKKNGLVFESKPIYDDRMPAWITSHLKDRGYSIDPKATQMLVEFIGNDLSRVSNELDKLTIVHKKELPITPQVIEENIGFSKDFNNFELRKAIGSRDTVKVHRIINYFAENPKDNPIVLTTAQLHSFFVQLLKVHGLNDRSPKNVARAVGINPFFVNELMVAVRNYPMKYCSRAIKLILEMDVKSKGVGAHQLSQADLLKETMVKIMAA; this is translated from the coding sequence ATGAGTGATCTCAAGAATATTCTAACTGATCTTAAGAACAAGAAATATGCTCCTATTTATTTCTTGCATGGGGATGAACCTTTTTTTATAGATCAAATAAGTGATTACATTGAAGATAATGTCCTAGATGAATCTGAAAAAGGATTCAATCAAATGGTGCTTTATGGTAAAGACGTTAAGGTGGAAGAAATTGTGGAAGCTGCTAAAAGATTTCCAATGATGGCAGAGTATCAAGTCATCATCATTAAAGAGGCTCAGCATCTGGCCTCTAAAATGGCGCAAATGGAAAGCTATATGGCCAACCCATCTTCCAGCACCATTTTAGTATTCAATTATAAATACAAAAAGCCAGATGGGCGTACTAAGGTGTTTAAAAACATCAAGAAAAATGGACTTGTCTTTGAAAGCAAACCTATTTATGACGACCGTATGCCGGCCTGGATCACCAGCCATTTAAAAGATCGAGGGTATTCTATTGACCCTAAGGCCACACAAATGCTAGTAGAGTTCATAGGTAATGATTTGAGCAGGGTGAGCAATGAACTCGACAAACTGACCATTGTACATAAAAAAGAGCTACCTATAACCCCACAGGTAATAGAGGAAAACATAGGGTTTTCTAAGGATTTTAATAATTTTGAGTTGCGCAAGGCAATAGGATCCAGAGATACCGTTAAGGTGCACCGCATTATCAATTACTTTGCGGAAAATCCAAAAGACAATCCTATTGTTCTAACAACCGCTCAACTACACAGTTTTTTTGTTCAATTATTGAAGGTGCACGGTTTGAATGACCGGTCCCCTAAGAATGTCGCTAGAGCGGTGGGTATAAACCCGTTTTTTGTAAATGAACTAATGGTCGCCGTGCGCAACTATCCTATGAAATACTGCAGTCGTGCCATCAAATTGATCTTGGAAATGGATGTGAAGTCGAAAGGTGTAGGAGCTCATCAACTTTCTCAAGCTGACCTCTTGAAAGAAACCATGGTAAAAATAATGGCAGCATGA
- the menA gene encoding 1,4-dihydroxy-2-naphthoate octaprenyltransferase: MTAVTRAWISAARPRTLPLSISGILVGSSYAYLDIAFAKANFSQIVLSVINLELTFNWWIPILALITTLGFQILSNFANDYGDGVKGTDNEDRIGPMRAIQSGLIAPSQMKKAIIVTAILVFVCAVLLIYVSLGIDQLLISILYLGLGIAAIWAAIKYTIGDNAYGYRGLGDLFVFIFFGPVSVMGIYFLITERMEWELLLPSITIGLMSTAVLNLNNMRDIESDKKAGKNTLPVQIGLDRSKKLHYAVLITAAVCMCLFSFWIYDEANHTSSNTSIIAFLPLLAFIPLAIHTITVYKNNSAALLDPELKKVALSTFLLALLCIVSTAVLVW, from the coding sequence ATGACAGCAGTGACTAGAGCCTGGATCAGCGCAGCACGCCCACGCACCTTACCATTGAGCATCAGCGGGATTCTTGTGGGGAGCAGCTATGCTTATCTTGATATCGCTTTCGCGAAAGCGAACTTCTCACAAATAGTCTTATCTGTTATAAACCTGGAACTTACTTTCAACTGGTGGATCCCTATTCTTGCTTTGATCACTACACTAGGATTTCAAATACTATCAAATTTTGCCAACGATTATGGCGATGGTGTGAAAGGCACTGATAATGAAGACCGGATTGGCCCAATGAGAGCGATCCAAAGTGGCTTGATTGCACCCTCACAAATGAAAAAAGCGATTATTGTTACAGCAATTCTTGTTTTTGTATGTGCTGTTCTCCTTATTTATGTGAGTCTAGGTATAGACCAGTTACTGATCTCTATTTTGTATTTAGGACTAGGAATAGCTGCTATTTGGGCAGCTATCAAGTACACTATAGGCGATAATGCCTATGGTTATCGTGGGCTAGGTGATTTGTTTGTGTTTATCTTTTTTGGTCCTGTAAGCGTGATGGGGATTTACTTCCTGATTACAGAACGCATGGAATGGGAACTACTACTTCCATCAATAACGATTGGTTTGATGAGCACAGCAGTATTAAACTTGAACAATATGAGAGACATCGAGTCCGATAAAAAGGCAGGTAAGAATACCTTACCAGTCCAAATAGGACTGGATCGTTCTAAAAAATTACACTACGCTGTATTGATTACTGCGGCTGTTTGTATGTGTTTGTTTAGTTTCTGGATTTATGATGAAGCGAATCATACGAGTTCGAACACCTCCATTATCGCCTTCCTTCCATTACTTGCATTTATTCCACTTGCTATACATACCATCACTGTTTATAAGAACAATAGCGCTGCTCTACTTGATCCAGAATTGAAAAAAGTGGCGTTGTCAACTTTTTTACTCGCGTTGCTCTGCATTGTTTCGACAGCTGTGCTCGTGTGGTGA
- a CDS encoding YqaA family protein, protein MSSFKDKFQPQRAHKYYKITGFYSFVLESIKKSMPPVLVVVGLLVIFHFFVMPLPEALDLAVSELPSYGVLAFFFVSETLLGLVPPELFIAWAGKTSEPELNLFLIALLSYLGGMCSYFLGRWSLKIPAVHNYLEVKMAKQLIMARKWGGILIAVGALLPLPFSVGSLVAGMLRYPFKSWVIIGLLRFVRFALYGAAIFSIV, encoded by the coding sequence ATGTCTTCTTTTAAAGATAAATTTCAACCGCAACGCGCTCATAAATATTATAAGATCACAGGATTTTATTCCTTTGTCTTAGAGAGCATCAAGAAATCTATGCCCCCTGTTTTAGTGGTGGTAGGACTTTTAGTGATCTTTCATTTTTTCGTCATGCCATTGCCAGAGGCCTTGGATCTAGCCGTTTCAGAATTACCTAGTTATGGAGTTTTGGCTTTTTTCTTTGTATCAGAGACACTCTTAGGTCTTGTCCCGCCAGAACTTTTTATAGCATGGGCTGGTAAAACATCAGAGCCTGAGCTCAACCTATTTTTGATTGCGCTCTTATCCTACTTAGGAGGGATGTGTTCCTATTTTTTAGGACGGTGGTCTCTTAAAATACCTGCTGTTCACAATTACCTTGAAGTTAAAATGGCCAAACAGCTGATCATGGCTAGAAAATGGGGAGGTATTCTTATCGCTGTTGGCGCCTTGTTGCCCCTTCCTTTTTCAGTAGGAAGTCTTGTAGCTGGTATGTTACGTTATCCTTTTAAGAGTTGGGTAATCATTGGGTTGCTGCGATTTGTACGTTTCGCACTATATGGCGCGGCAATCTTCTCCATCGTTTAG
- a CDS encoding type I restriction enzyme HsdR N-terminal domain-containing protein, with translation MKALRLPPANFRVKSTEKGRFIFDPIRKKFVSLQPEEWVRQHIIHWLQEYKNVPASLINVEKQLLIAGTSKRYDIVVFFPDGRVNIIVECKAPQIPIDQSVFDQIARYNLTTDASYLMVSNGMEHYFCTMDYENQRYDFIPDLPEYHS, from the coding sequence ATGAAGGCACTGCGATTGCCGCCTGCAAATTTCAGGGTTAAAAGTACTGAAAAAGGGCGTTTCATTTTTGATCCCATCCGTAAAAAGTTTGTTTCCCTACAACCTGAAGAGTGGGTAAGGCAGCATATCATTCACTGGTTGCAAGAGTACAAGAATGTTCCAGCAAGTTTGATCAATGTAGAAAAGCAATTGCTTATTGCGGGTACTTCTAAAAGATACGATATTGTCGTTTTCTTTCCTGATGGCAGGGTAAACATTATAGTAGAGTGTAAGGCGCCCCAGATTCCTATAGATCAAAGCGTCTTTGATCAAATTGCCAGATACAACTTGACTACAGATGCTAGCTATTTGATGGTAAGTAATGGCATGGAACACTATTTTTGCACCATGGATTATGAAAATCAGCGCTACGACTTTATCCCAGATTTACCAGAATACCACTCATGA
- a CDS encoding carboxypeptidase-like regulatory domain-containing protein: MKSNYLAFLLLFIASINLVIAQGENSSSTTSPATNGIVRGKVLNAKDDSVLEDVNIVNLNKVIGTITKTDGTFEIRAAVNDTLYFSYLGFQTINVRVTEDWLKYGDVTISMTEKGIALEDVVVTDSGLTGYLEIDAKRAPIYASRRFSISGLPESYEAGGSGPGAVNKVLSSIFNPADFLFNVFGKEGKSLRKVRQIKEQDEIRNLLQSKYDRETLVNLLQMDKISIDAILRNCQYSKEFITGANDLQILDAISECYEEYKVLNKN, encoded by the coding sequence ATGAAATCGAACTACCTAGCCTTTTTGCTTCTTTTTATAGCGTCCATTAATTTGGTTATCGCTCAAGGCGAAAACAGCTCCTCCACCACCTCACCTGCAACTAATGGCATCGTTAGAGGAAAAGTGCTCAATGCTAAGGATGACAGCGTTTTAGAGGACGTAAATATCGTTAACTTAAATAAGGTTATAGGTACCATTACTAAGACAGACGGGACCTTTGAAATAAGAGCAGCCGTTAACGACACGCTTTATTTTTCCTATTTAGGATTTCAAACCATCAATGTAAGAGTAACGGAAGACTGGTTGAAGTATGGTGATGTTACCATTTCCATGACTGAAAAAGGAATTGCTCTAGAAGATGTAGTCGTTACTGATAGTGGTCTTACTGGATATCTAGAGATCGATGCAAAACGAGCTCCTATATATGCGAGTAGACGTTTCAGCATTAGCGGATTACCTGAATCTTATGAAGCCGGTGGGTCAGGCCCTGGTGCTGTGAACAAAGTATTAAGTTCCATCTTCAATCCAGCGGACTTTCTCTTTAATGTTTTTGGGAAAGAAGGTAAATCTTTACGTAAAGTAAGACAAATCAAAGAACAAGACGAAATACGTAATCTCCTACAGTCCAAATACGATAGAGAGACCTTAGTCAACCTATTACAGATGGATAAAATAAGCATCGATGCTATTTTAAGAAATTGCCAATACTCAAAAGAATTTATAACCGGAGCTAACGACCTTCAAATCCTCGATGCCATAAGTGAATGCTATGAGGAGTATAAGGTGCTCAACAAAAATTAA
- a CDS encoding glycosyltransferase family 2 protein, with protein sequence MKIGIVILNWNGVELLKKFLPTVLDHSKGHAVYIADNASTDDSVKWVKENHPEVQIHQIPTNLGYAGGYNHVVPLIKEEVLCLLNSDVEVAPGWCEAMEQAFSSDPNLAAAQPKILDYYNKDKFEYAGAAGGFLDQLGYPYCRGRVFDFLEMDHGQYDYRIEVDWASGAALFVRKSVFEDCDGFDEDYFAHQEEIDLCWRMRQLDYSVQVIPGSQVYHIGGGTLNNSNPRKTFLNFRNSLFTVVKNDKRSYWWLLIVGRLILDGLAAVKFLFSLKPAHVMAILKAHFDFYRQFSKVLAIRKKINENNARSAVNQGVKSIVISYYILGHRRLHNE encoded by the coding sequence ATGAAAATAGGAATTGTTATTCTCAACTGGAATGGAGTAGAGCTGCTCAAAAAGTTTCTGCCTACTGTTTTAGATCATTCTAAGGGTCATGCGGTCTATATAGCTGATAATGCCTCGACAGACGATAGTGTAAAATGGGTGAAAGAAAATCATCCTGAAGTGCAGATTCACCAGATTCCTACGAACTTGGGTTATGCAGGAGGTTATAATCATGTAGTCCCATTAATAAAAGAGGAGGTCTTATGTCTGCTCAATAGCGATGTTGAGGTAGCTCCTGGCTGGTGTGAAGCCATGGAGCAGGCTTTTAGTAGTGATCCTAATTTAGCCGCTGCGCAACCTAAAATATTAGATTATTATAATAAGGACAAGTTCGAATATGCCGGAGCTGCCGGCGGATTCCTTGATCAGCTGGGCTATCCGTATTGCCGCGGGCGGGTATTTGATTTTTTAGAAATGGATCATGGTCAGTACGATTATCGTATAGAAGTTGACTGGGCGAGCGGTGCAGCGTTGTTTGTTCGCAAAAGCGTCTTTGAAGATTGTGATGGTTTTGATGAAGATTATTTTGCACATCAAGAAGAGATTGACCTATGTTGGCGCATGCGACAGTTGGATTACTCAGTTCAAGTGATACCAGGTTCTCAAGTGTATCATATAGGTGGCGGAACCCTCAATAATTCAAACCCCAGAAAGACATTTTTGAATTTCAGGAACAGCTTGTTTACGGTTGTTAAAAACGATAAACGTTCGTACTGGTGGTTATTGATTGTCGGGAGATTGATACTTGACGGTCTAGCGGCAGTCAAGTTTTTGTTCAGTTTAAAACCTGCACATGTGATGGCGATATTGAAGGCTCATTTCGATTTTTACCGCCAATTTTCCAAGGTTTTAGCAATAAGAAAAAAAATAAATGAAAATAATGCGCGAAGCGCTGTAAATCAAGGTGTAAAATCTATTGTTATTTCATACTATATATTGGGTCACCGACGTTTGCACAACGAATAA
- a CDS encoding M28 family metallopeptidase: MTRINFLAAGMAVAILASCNSVKNQSTESSSPAVSSTSASTNDVDLVAKYMNTITAAELKEQLYVYAGDEMEGRMTGTPGQRKAVEYLKGKYMAMDVPGGAGNGEYFQPIPEEFFGKRKITSENVLAFIEGSEKPEEILVISAHLDHIGTRNGEVYNGADDDGSGTIALVEIAEAFQQAKKEGHGPKRSILFLHVTAEEIGLQGSQFYTENPVYPLANTIADLNVDMIGRIDPKREKESNYVYLIGSDMLSQDLHEISEMANKNTVNLDLDYTYNGKDDPNRFYYRSDHYNFAKNNVPVIFYFNGTHADYHKASDTPDKIEYDLYAQRAQLIFATAWELANGDKRPALKS, from the coding sequence ATGACCCGAATCAATTTTCTAGCAGCTGGTATGGCTGTGGCTATCTTAGCCAGCTGCAACAGTGTGAAAAACCAAAGCACTGAATCTAGCTCACCAGCAGTATCATCTACTAGTGCATCCACAAACGATGTAGATTTAGTAGCAAAATACATGAACACCATTACAGCTGCAGAGCTCAAGGAACAACTCTACGTCTATGCAGGCGATGAAATGGAAGGTCGTATGACAGGGACTCCAGGACAACGTAAAGCTGTAGAGTACCTGAAAGGAAAATACATGGCTATGGATGTGCCTGGCGGTGCTGGTAATGGAGAATATTTCCAACCCATACCAGAAGAGTTTTTTGGGAAGAGAAAGATCACTTCTGAAAACGTTTTAGCGTTTATAGAAGGATCTGAAAAGCCAGAAGAAATCTTAGTTATATCAGCACACTTAGACCATATAGGAACTCGCAATGGCGAGGTTTACAATGGAGCTGACGATGATGGTAGTGGCACTATCGCTTTAGTAGAAATTGCTGAGGCTTTCCAACAAGCCAAAAAAGAAGGTCATGGTCCTAAAAGGTCTATCCTGTTTTTACATGTTACTGCAGAGGAAATAGGCCTACAAGGAAGCCAATTTTATACTGAAAACCCTGTATATCCCTTAGCAAACACTATCGCAGACTTAAACGTGGATATGATAGGGCGTATTGACCCAAAAAGAGAAAAGGAATCCAACTACGTTTACCTCATCGGTAGCGACATGTTGAGTCAAGATTTGCATGAGATCAGTGAGATGGCTAACAAAAATACGGTCAATCTAGACTTAGACTATACCTATAACGGTAAGGATGATCCTAACCGCTTCTACTACCGCTCTGACCACTATAACTTTGCTAAAAACAATGTTCCTGTAATCTTCTATTTTAATGGAACTCATGCGGACTATCACAAAGCATCGGACACTCCAGATAAAATTGAATATGATCTTTATGCACAAAGAGCACAACTCATTTTTGCAACGGCATGGGAATTAGCAAATGGCGATAAACGTCCTGCGTTGAAATCATAG
- a CDS encoding PaaI family thioesterase: MDKENILERCNQICKNTLMETLDITFVDVGEDFLTAQMPVTSKVHQPDGVLHGGASVALAESVGSAASYLFLDTDSFAIRGLEISANHTRSKVDGHVFATARFLHKGRTTQLWEIRITDEEGRLISICKLTTIALKK; the protein is encoded by the coding sequence ATGGACAAAGAAAATATACTGGAGCGCTGCAACCAGATTTGCAAAAACACATTGATGGAAACACTCGACATTACTTTTGTAGATGTGGGGGAGGATTTTTTGACGGCTCAAATGCCGGTAACTTCAAAAGTACACCAACCCGATGGAGTGCTTCATGGAGGTGCTAGTGTTGCACTGGCAGAATCAGTGGGTAGTGCCGCCAGCTACCTATTTTTAGATACCGATTCTTTTGCAATTCGAGGTCTTGAAATCAGTGCAAATCATACCCGGTCCAAAGTGGATGGACATGTTTTTGCTACGGCTCGATTCCTACACAAAGGACGCACGACTCAGCTGTGGGAAATACGGATTACAGATGAAGAGGGGCGACTCATTTCTATTTGTAAATTAACCACCATCGCCCTTAAGAAATAA